One genomic segment of Oxalobacteraceae sp. CFBP 8761 includes these proteins:
- a CDS encoding alpha-E domain-containing protein, translated as MLSRTADHLFWMARYTERAENTARMLDVRVQYSLMPQSVQAEQQGWRTMLSVSELEAQFDAKYDALTQKNVLDFMVRDPDNPSSIASCLRAARENARAVRGTLTTEVWETENTTWLVLQKHLSERMFERDPGQFLEWVKYRSHLSRGVTLGTMFQDEAFNFIRLGTFLERADNTARILDVKFRFLASDTIQEGAQGEYYYLAALLRSVSAFETYRKVYRHAITPTRVAELLILQGKMPRSLVACMAAVVAVLQDVRNELSHDTERLAEKLHASLKSAEINEILDEGLHEFLTKFLACIGELGNGIGRDFLLPVAPELPEVVPVPVPVPTQSQTQSQTSSQTSSQTQTQSQTR; from the coding sequence ATGTTGAGCCGCACCGCAGATCATTTGTTCTGGATGGCCCGCTACACCGAGCGGGCCGAAAACACGGCGCGCATGCTCGACGTGCGCGTCCAGTATTCTCTGATGCCGCAATCGGTCCAGGCCGAGCAGCAGGGCTGGCGCACGATGCTGAGCGTGTCCGAACTCGAAGCCCAGTTCGACGCCAAGTACGACGCACTGACGCAGAAGAACGTGCTCGACTTCATGGTGCGCGACCCGGACAACCCGTCGTCGATCGCCAGCTGCCTGCGCGCCGCGCGCGAGAATGCCCGCGCCGTGCGCGGCACCTTGACCACCGAAGTCTGGGAAACCGAGAACACCACCTGGCTCGTGCTGCAAAAGCACCTGAGCGAGCGCATGTTCGAACGCGATCCCGGCCAGTTCCTGGAATGGGTCAAGTACCGCTCGCACCTGTCGCGCGGCGTCACGCTGGGCACGATGTTCCAGGATGAAGCGTTCAACTTCATCCGCCTGGGCACCTTTCTGGAACGGGCCGACAACACGGCGCGGATCCTCGACGTGAAGTTCAGGTTTCTGGCATCGGACACGATCCAGGAAGGCGCGCAGGGCGAATACTATTACCTGGCGGCGCTGCTGCGCTCGGTATCTGCGTTCGAAACCTATCGCAAGGTGTACCGCCACGCGATCACGCCGACGCGCGTGGCCGAGCTGTTGATCCTGCAGGGCAAGATGCCGCGCTCGCTGGTGGCCTGCATGGCCGCCGTCGTGGCCGTGCTGCAGGATGTGCGCAACGAGCTATCGCACGACACCGAGCGGCTGGCGGAAAAGCTGCATGCGTCGCTCAAGTCGGCCGAGATCAACGAGATCCTCGATGAAGGCCTGCACGAGTTCTTGACGAAGTTCCTGGCCTGCATTGGCGAGCTGGGTAACGGCATTGGACGTGACTTCCTGCTGCCGGTGGCGCCGGAGTTGCCGGAGGTTGTACCGGTGCCTGTGCCGGTGCCCACCCAGTCGCAGACGCAGTCGCAAACATCGTCGCAAACCTCGTCGCAGACGCAGACCCAGTCGCAGACGCGTTGA
- a CDS encoding DUF2256 domain-containing protein, with amino-acid sequence MRKKSELPTKICAHCALPFAWRKKWERDWEQVKYCSERCRRAAPPGRSPPHSD; translated from the coding sequence ATGCGCAAGAAATCCGAGCTGCCCACCAAGATCTGCGCCCACTGCGCACTGCCGTTTGCCTGGCGCAAGAAGTGGGAGCGCGACTGGGAACAGGTCAAATATTGCTCGGAACGGTGCCGTCGTGCGGCGCCGCCGGGCCGGTCACCACCACATTCTGACTGA
- a CDS encoding transglutaminase family protein: MWLRTGCKLSFTVEYPTPFILMLRPRSGAQQWVARESYTLTPSVQVLEYTDAYGNLCQRLTAPPGEFSIQTSADVLTDQVINVAPGAPFDEVPTLPVDVLLYLLPSRYCESDRFAEMASAIVAGVAPGYDQVACISDWIRREVRFNPASNHTQMAATEVNEYREGVCRDLAHLGIALCRALSIPARIVAGYLHGLVPMDLHAWFEAYVGGRWYTFDASQDGPRGGRVTIGYGRDAADVAIFTQFGPALALHEMQVTVALLEGAPG; the protein is encoded by the coding sequence ATGTGGTTGCGAACCGGGTGCAAGCTCAGTTTCACCGTCGAATACCCTACGCCATTCATCCTGATGCTGCGTCCGCGCAGCGGTGCGCAGCAATGGGTGGCGCGCGAATCCTATACGCTCACCCCGAGCGTGCAAGTGCTTGAATATACGGATGCCTACGGCAACCTGTGCCAGCGGCTGACGGCGCCGCCCGGCGAATTTTCGATCCAGACCTCGGCCGACGTGCTGACCGACCAGGTCATCAATGTCGCGCCAGGTGCGCCGTTCGACGAGGTGCCAACCTTGCCGGTGGACGTGCTGCTCTATCTGCTACCGAGCCGCTATTGCGAATCCGACCGGTTTGCCGAGATGGCCAGCGCGATCGTGGCCGGCGTCGCGCCAGGCTACGACCAGGTGGCCTGCATCAGCGACTGGATCCGGCGCGAGGTGCGGTTCAATCCGGCGTCGAATCACACCCAGATGGCGGCAACCGAGGTCAATGAATACCGCGAAGGCGTGTGCCGCGACCTGGCGCATCTGGGCATTGCGCTGTGCCGCGCGCTGAGCATTCCGGCGCGGATCGTCGCCGGTTATCTGCACGGGCTGGTGCCGATGGACCTGCATGCGTGGTTCGAGGCGTATGTGGGCGGGCGCTGGTACACGTTCGATGCGAGCCAGGATGGGCCGCGAGGCGGCCGCGTGACGATAGGGTATGGGCGCGATGCAGCCGATGTGGCGATCTTCACGCAGTTCGGGCCGGCGCTGGCGCTGCATGAGATGCAGGTGACGGTGGCGTTGCTGGAGGGCGCGCCGGGTTGA
- a CDS encoding toxic anion resistance protein produces MKPLFSAEEEANAASAVPGAVPTAVPATPSLPPLFSPAGTDALPALRPEASAAPLVRVDISGIDDKAIEALGGATGASVAKVSAKLLGTVRASDADVFGAQLNELIATAKGLDPAKLRSGGLMARVTGMFGSVKEKMLSQYQVVESRMDTLVTEMTRHANVHRGRISDFDEMYKGLEIYYQGLDADVKKGEAWAAKLQQAVAQQAAPANAFEAQQATELRRRLERLEKRIDDLRRAMLMATQMVPQIRLSQDNARALTDTFTDIVNVSIPAWRNVFSLYLLQLEAKQSAAVANAAYDATDAAFRTQADMLLENTETVARVKQRSIVSLETAQHVQTQLMTAFDKLEQISNEGQQRRKDELPKLQELERELITRFSSASTPGAQ; encoded by the coding sequence ATGAAGCCGCTGTTCTCCGCCGAAGAAGAAGCGAACGCAGCATCCGCAGTGCCGGGCGCAGTGCCAACCGCAGTGCCGGCAACACCGTCGCTGCCGCCCTTGTTCAGTCCTGCCGGCACCGACGCGCTGCCGGCATTGCGTCCCGAGGCAAGCGCGGCGCCGCTGGTGCGTGTCGACATCTCCGGCATTGACGACAAGGCCATCGAGGCCCTGGGCGGCGCCACCGGTGCCAGCGTGGCCAAGGTGTCGGCCAAGCTGCTGGGTACCGTGCGCGCATCCGACGCCGATGTCTTCGGCGCGCAACTGAACGAACTGATCGCCACCGCCAAGGGCCTCGACCCGGCCAAGCTGCGCTCGGGTGGCCTGATGGCGCGCGTGACGGGCATGTTTGGCTCGGTCAAGGAAAAGATGCTGTCGCAGTACCAGGTGGTCGAATCGCGCATGGACACCTTGGTGACCGAAATGACGCGCCATGCCAACGTGCACCGCGGCCGCATCAGCGATTTCGACGAGATGTACAAGGGCCTGGAAATCTACTACCAGGGCCTGGACGCCGACGTCAAAAAGGGCGAGGCCTGGGCCGCCAAATTGCAGCAGGCGGTCGCGCAGCAGGCGGCGCCGGCCAATGCCTTCGAGGCGCAGCAGGCGACCGAACTGCGACGCCGCTTGGAGCGGCTCGAAAAGCGCATCGACGACCTGCGCCGCGCCATGCTGATGGCCACGCAGATGGTGCCGCAAATCCGGCTGTCACAAGACAATGCGCGCGCGCTGACCGACACGTTCACCGATATCGTCAACGTGTCGATCCCGGCCTGGCGCAACGTGTTCTCGCTGTACCTGCTGCAGCTCGAAGCCAAGCAGAGCGCGGCCGTGGCCAATGCTGCCTACGACGCGACCGACGCCGCCTTCCGCACCCAGGCCGACATGCTGCTGGAAAACACCGAAACCGTGGCCCGCGTCAAGCAGCGCTCGATCGTCAGCCTGGAAACCGCCCAGCACGTGCAGACGCAACTGATGACCGCGTTCGACAAGCTCGAGCAAATCTCGAACGAAGGCCAGCAGCGCCGCAAGGACGAGCTGCCGAAGCTGCAGGAACTCGAGCGCGAACTGATCACGCGCTTCTCGTCGGCGTCAACGCCCGGCGCGCAGTAA
- a CDS encoding putative zinc-binding peptidase has translation MKTFHCDKCSHQIFFENTLCFNCESTLGYQPSQRSINSFEQAEDGLWRSLNRKDEGKLYKQCSNYVQHNVCNWMLPADDPHELCESCQLTVVIPALTSEKNRVLWSRLETAKRRLLFSLAQLNLTPASKEIQPDTGLAFQFLEDGVTDQCVMTGHDNGLITLNIAEADPAERERTREQMHERYRTLLGHFRHESGHYYFDRLVADTPWIDSYRALFGDERQDYGDALKRHYENGPVADWEERFVSSYAASHPWEDWAETWAHYLHMIDTLETAHSCGLSLKPAKADEPELDKITLPTKSGAFEETLSDWFALTYVLNSLNRSIGMPDSYPFKLSTPVLEKLEFVHKVVRDQMGKPSLAAQAAQAPAPAPAPAAPAAPAPAAV, from the coding sequence ATGAAAACCTTTCACTGCGACAAATGTTCGCATCAGATCTTCTTCGAAAACACCCTCTGCTTCAATTGCGAAAGCACCCTGGGCTACCAGCCTTCCCAGCGCTCCATCAACAGCTTCGAGCAGGCTGAAGACGGCCTGTGGCGTAGCCTGAACCGCAAGGATGAAGGCAAGCTCTACAAGCAGTGCAGCAATTATGTGCAGCACAATGTGTGCAACTGGATGCTGCCGGCCGACGATCCGCATGAGTTGTGCGAATCATGCCAGCTGACAGTGGTGATCCCGGCGCTGACGTCGGAAAAGAACCGCGTCCTGTGGTCGCGCCTCGAAACCGCCAAGCGTCGCCTGCTGTTCTCGCTGGCCCAGCTGAACCTGACCCCGGCCTCGAAAGAAATCCAGCCGGATACCGGCCTGGCCTTCCAGTTCCTCGAAGATGGCGTGACCGACCAGTGCGTGATGACCGGCCACGACAATGGCCTGATCACGCTGAACATCGCCGAAGCCGATCCGGCCGAGCGCGAGCGCACGCGCGAACAGATGCACGAACGTTACCGCACGCTGCTGGGTCACTTCCGTCACGAGAGCGGCCACTATTATTTCGACCGCCTGGTTGCCGATACACCATGGATCGACAGCTACCGCGCCCTGTTCGGCGACGAGCGCCAGGATTATGGCGACGCACTCAAGCGGCACTACGAGAACGGTCCGGTCGCCGACTGGGAAGAGCGCTTCGTCAGCAGCTACGCCGCATCGCACCCGTGGGAAGACTGGGCTGAAACCTGGGCCCACTACCTGCACATGATCGATACGCTGGAAACCGCTCACTCGTGCGGCCTGTCGCTCAAGCCGGCCAAGGCCGATGAGCCGGAACTGGACAAGATCACGCTGCCAACGAAATCCGGCGCGTTCGAAGAAACGCTGAGCGACTGGTTCGCGCTGACCTATGTGCTCAACAGTCTGAACCGCAGCATCGGCATGCCGGATTCGTATCCATTCAAGCTGAGCACGCCTGTGCTGGAAAAGCTGGAATTCGTGCACAAGGTCGTGCGTGATCAGATGGGCAAGCCGTCGCTGGCTGCGCAGGCAGCGCAGGCACCGGCGCCTGCGCCAGCACCGGCAGCACCTGCAGCACCGGCACCAGCTGCCGTCTGA
- a CDS encoding circularly permuted type 2 ATP-grasp protein — translation MSNFYDEMYSNEATVRPHYQAFADWLGQQPPHLIEQKRAEAELNFQRVGITFAVYGDNAGKERLIPFDIIPRVINAAEWAKLQAGLVQRVTALNRFLHDVYHDQNILKAGVIPAEQILNNAQYRPAMQGVKVPLDIYAHIAGVDIVRAGEGEFYVLEDNLRVPSGVSYMLENRKMMMRLFPALFARNRVAPVDHYPDLLLDNLRTVAPHGGDDPTVVVLTPGMHNSAYFEHAFLAQQMGVALVQGQDLYVSNDTVYMRTTRGPKQVDVIYRRIDDDYLDPRAFRPESTLGVPGLLDAVRAGRVGLANAIGTGVADDKSIYPFVPDMIEFYLGEKPILNNVPTYQCRKKEHLDYTLANLPQLVVKEVHGAGGYGMLVGPASTTAEIEDFRRRVLANPDGYIAQPTLALSACPTYVESGIAPRHIDLRPFVLSGKTVSMVPGGLTRVALQEGSLVVNSSQGGGTKDTWILEN, via the coding sequence ATGTCGAACTTTTACGATGAAATGTATTCCAATGAGGCAACTGTGCGGCCTCATTACCAGGCATTCGCGGATTGGCTCGGCCAGCAACCCCCGCATCTGATCGAGCAGAAGCGGGCGGAAGCCGAGCTGAACTTCCAACGCGTGGGGATCACGTTTGCTGTGTACGGCGACAACGCCGGCAAGGAACGGCTGATCCCATTCGACATCATTCCGCGCGTGATCAACGCCGCCGAGTGGGCCAAACTGCAGGCCGGCCTGGTGCAGCGCGTGACTGCGCTGAACCGCTTCCTGCACGATGTGTACCACGACCAGAACATCCTGAAGGCGGGCGTCATTCCCGCCGAACAGATCCTGAATAACGCGCAGTACCGGCCGGCCATGCAAGGCGTCAAGGTGCCCTTGGACATCTACGCCCACATTGCCGGCGTCGACATCGTGCGCGCCGGCGAAGGCGAGTTCTACGTCCTGGAAGACAATCTGCGCGTGCCGTCGGGCGTGTCGTACATGCTGGAAAACCGCAAGATGATGATGCGGCTGTTCCCGGCGCTGTTCGCCCGCAACCGCGTGGCGCCGGTCGACCATTATCCCGACCTGTTGCTCGACAATCTGCGCACCGTGGCGCCGCATGGCGGCGACGATCCGACCGTGGTCGTGCTCACGCCCGGCATGCACAATTCGGCCTACTTCGAGCACGCGTTCCTGGCCCAGCAAATGGGCGTGGCGCTGGTGCAGGGGCAAGACCTGTATGTCAGCAACGACACCGTCTACATGCGCACGACGCGCGGCCCGAAGCAGGTCGATGTCATCTATCGCCGCATCGACGACGATTACCTCGATCCACGCGCGTTCCGCCCCGAATCCACGCTGGGCGTGCCGGGCCTGCTCGACGCCGTGCGCGCCGGCCGCGTCGGCCTGGCCAATGCCATCGGTACCGGCGTGGCCGACGACAAGTCGATCTACCCGTTCGTGCCGGACATGATCGAGTTCTATCTCGGCGAAAAGCCGATCCTGAACAACGTGCCGACCTACCAATGCCGCAAAAAAGAGCACCTGGACTACACGCTGGCGAACTTGCCGCAACTGGTGGTCAAGGAAGTGCACGGGGCCGGCGGCTACGGGATGCTGGTCGGACCCGCCTCGACGACGGCCGAGATCGAAGACTTCCGCCGCCGCGTGCTGGCCAATCCGGACGGCTACATCGCCCAGCCGACGCTGGCGTTGTCGGCGTGCCCGACCTATGTCGAATCGGGCATCGCGCCGCGCCATATCGATCTGCGCCCGTTCGTGTTGTCGGGCAAGACCGTGTCGATGGTGCCGGGCGGACTGACCCGCGTGGCGTTGCAAGAAGGCTCCCTGGTGGTCAATTCGTCGCAGGGCGGCGGCACCAAGGACACCTGGATACTGGAGAACTAG
- the aqpZ gene encoding aquaporin Z, with translation MKIYGAEFLGTFWLVMGGCGSAVLAAAFPELGIGLHGVALAFGLSVLTMAYAIGHISGCHLNPAVSIGLWAGGRFPARELFPYIVAQVAGGILAGGVLYAIASGAPGFDSANGFAANGYGDHSPGGYSLLSGLLSEVVMTTFFLLIILGVTDQRAPKGFAPVAIGFALTLIHLISIPVTNTSVNPARSTAVAVFAGDWAVGQLWLFWIAPIAGALLGAALYRVIGAQAPVSEPVDAPAYGHVERRQRQVRGSGVGREQAQH, from the coding sequence ATGAAAATCTACGGCGCCGAGTTTCTCGGCACATTCTGGCTGGTGATGGGCGGGTGCGGCAGCGCGGTGCTGGCTGCCGCATTTCCCGAACTGGGCATCGGCCTGCACGGCGTCGCGCTCGCCTTTGGCTTGTCCGTGCTCACGATGGCATACGCGATCGGCCACATCTCGGGTTGCCACCTGAATCCGGCGGTCTCGATCGGCCTCTGGGCCGGGGGCCGCTTTCCCGCGCGAGAGCTGTTTCCTTATATCGTGGCGCAGGTCGCCGGCGGCATCCTCGCCGGCGGCGTGCTGTATGCGATTGCCAGCGGCGCCCCTGGCTTTGACAGCGCCAATGGCTTTGCTGCCAATGGCTACGGCGATCATTCGCCAGGCGGTTATTCGCTGCTGTCAGGGCTGTTGAGCGAAGTGGTCATGACCACGTTTTTCCTGCTGATTATCCTGGGAGTGACCGACCAGCGTGCTCCCAAAGGATTTGCGCCAGTGGCAATCGGTTTCGCGCTGACCCTGATTCACCTGATCAGCATTCCTGTGACCAACACGTCCGTCAATCCTGCGCGCAGCACGGCCGTTGCCGTGTTTGCCGGCGACTGGGCCGTGGGGCAGCTATGGCTGTTCTGGATCGCGCCTATCGCCGGCGCATTACTTGGCGCCGCGCTCTACCGTGTCATTGGCGCGCAGGCGCCGGTGTCGGAACCGGTCGACGCGCCCGCTTACGGCCATGTGGAGCGGCGCCAGCGGCAGGTACGGGGCAGCGGCGTCGGCCGCGAGCAAGCCCAGCATTGA
- a CDS encoding transglutaminase family protein, whose amino-acid sequence MAIRVALHHKTSYRYDRLVNLSPHEVRLRPAPHARTPILSYSLTVLPKEHFINWQQDPYGNYIGRFVFPEQTDVLEFTVDLVADMTVINPFDFFVEKYAETFPFAYPDLLQSELSPYTKSQEPGPLLTEWVASARRELLAQPMGTNDFLVAINQRLQRDIAYLLRMEPGVQEPEDTLQLRSGSCRDTGWLLVQILRAMGLAARFVSGYLIQLTADQEALDGPSGTTVDFTDLHAWTEVYVPGAGWIGLDPTSGMLASEGHIPLACTAMPSSAAPVTGFTDKAEVTFVHEMTITRIHEDPRVTKPYTEHDWDKINRLGQQVDSDLVNQDVRLTQGGEPTFVSIDDMDGAEWNTLAHGDKKRELAGNLMHRLKNHFAPGGMIHYGQGKWYPGEPLPRWALNIFWRVDGQPMWFDPSLFSDEHIDDGYGSEDAGRFAAELVKSLGLPAGSAIPAYEDVLLQAQREQALPRNLDPLDADLKAPEERRRLARLLERGLGQVAGYVLPLKAREHDPSVMLGTSWRTSPWPLKRENLYLIEGDSPIGLRLPLATLPWVLPEERDPDFDVDPFAPRGPLPVGKKDRRPVLSVAPGKSSNKTAPVATDPEAREVIHTALCLEVRAGRLYIFMPPQKRIEDYLALVTAVENTAAKLKMKLRIEGYAPPRDPRIKLLSVTPDPGVIEVNIHPAASWHELVHNMTTLYQEARLTRLGTEKFMLDGRHTGTGGGNHATLGGATVEDSPMLRRPDLLKSLITYWQIHPALSYLFSGTFIGPTSQAPRVDEARDDNLYELAIAFQQMDKVLPTMHPGDKPWMVDRLLRNMLVDLTGNTHRSEFSIDKLYSPDGPTGRLGLVEFRAFEMPPHERMSLLQMLLLRALVARFWRQPLQAKLVHWGTALHDRWMLPHFVAQDIRDVAKDLRAAGYAFEDHWFEPFIEFRFPRFGTVVYEGVEMELRQAIEPWNVLGEEVSAGGTARYVDSSVERMQLLVRGLTDGRHVVACNGRMLPLHPTGVPGEYVAGVRFRAWSPWSALHPSIRVQAPLVFDLVDTWSGRSIGGCTYHVVHPGGRSETGSPVNANAAEARRFARFWPHGHTPGPFTVYKEDLNPSFPMTLDLRWQPM is encoded by the coding sequence ATGGCTATCCGCGTTGCGCTTCATCACAAGACCAGCTACCGTTACGACCGCCTGGTCAATCTGTCACCGCATGAAGTGCGCCTGCGTCCGGCGCCACATGCGCGTACACCGATCCTGTCGTATTCACTGACCGTCCTGCCGAAAGAGCATTTCATCAACTGGCAGCAAGACCCGTACGGCAATTACATCGGCCGCTTCGTGTTCCCCGAACAAACCGACGTGCTCGAGTTCACGGTCGACCTCGTGGCGGACATGACGGTGATTAACCCGTTCGACTTCTTCGTCGAAAAATATGCCGAGACGTTCCCGTTCGCCTACCCGGACCTGCTGCAGTCGGAACTGAGCCCGTACACCAAGTCGCAAGAGCCAGGCCCACTGCTGACAGAGTGGGTTGCCAGCGCGCGGCGCGAACTGCTGGCCCAGCCGATGGGCACGAACGACTTCCTGGTGGCCATCAACCAGCGCCTGCAGCGCGACATCGCGTACCTGCTGCGGATGGAGCCGGGCGTGCAGGAGCCGGAAGACACGTTGCAGCTACGCTCCGGCTCATGCCGCGATACCGGCTGGCTGCTGGTGCAGATCCTGCGCGCGATGGGCCTGGCAGCGCGCTTCGTGTCGGGTTACCTGATCCAGCTCACCGCCGACCAGGAAGCGCTGGACGGCCCGAGCGGCACCACCGTCGACTTCACCGACCTGCACGCCTGGACCGAGGTGTATGTGCCGGGCGCCGGCTGGATTGGCCTCGACCCGACCTCGGGCATGCTGGCCAGCGAAGGCCATATTCCGCTGGCCTGCACGGCGATGCCGTCGTCGGCCGCACCGGTCACGGGCTTTACGGACAAGGCCGAGGTCACGTTCGTCCACGAAATGACGATCACGCGCATCCACGAAGACCCGCGCGTGACCAAGCCGTACACGGAACACGACTGGGACAAGATCAATCGCCTGGGCCAGCAGGTCGATTCTGACCTGGTGAACCAGGACGTGCGCCTGACGCAGGGCGGTGAGCCCACTTTTGTCTCGATCGACGACATGGACGGCGCCGAATGGAACACGCTGGCACACGGCGACAAGAAGCGCGAGCTGGCGGGCAACCTGATGCACCGCCTGAAGAACCATTTTGCACCGGGCGGCATGATTCATTACGGCCAGGGCAAGTGGTATCCGGGCGAGCCGCTGCCACGCTGGGCGCTGAACATCTTCTGGCGCGTCGACGGCCAGCCGATGTGGTTCGATCCGTCGCTGTTCTCGGACGAGCACATCGACGATGGCTACGGCAGCGAGGACGCTGGCCGCTTTGCTGCGGAGCTGGTCAAATCGCTCGGCCTGCCGGCCGGCAGCGCTATTCCCGCCTACGAAGACGTGCTGCTGCAAGCCCAGCGCGAGCAGGCGCTGCCGCGCAATCTCGATCCGCTGGACGCCGACCTGAAAGCACCGGAAGAGCGCCGCCGCCTGGCGCGCCTGCTCGAACGGGGCCTGGGCCAGGTGGCCGGCTACGTGCTGCCACTGAAAGCGCGCGAACACGATCCGTCCGTCATGCTCGGCACCAGCTGGCGCACGTCGCCGTGGCCACTCAAGCGCGAAAACCTGTACCTGATCGAGGGCGATTCGCCGATCGGCCTGCGCCTGCCGCTGGCCACGCTGCCGTGGGTGCTGCCCGAAGAGCGCGATCCCGATTTCGATGTCGACCCGTTCGCGCCGCGCGGCCCGCTCCCCGTTGGCAAGAAAGACAGGCGCCCGGTCCTGAGCGTGGCGCCCGGCAAATCGTCGAACAAGACGGCGCCTGTCGCAACTGACCCGGAAGCGCGCGAAGTCATCCACACCGCGCTGTGCCTCGAAGTGCGTGCGGGCCGCCTGTACATCTTCATGCCACCGCAAAAGCGCATCGAGGATTACCTGGCGCTCGTCACGGCGGTCGAGAACACGGCCGCCAAGCTGAAGATGAAGCTGCGCATCGAGGGTTACGCACCGCCGCGCGACCCGCGCATCAAGCTGCTCAGCGTCACGCCCGACCCGGGTGTCATCGAGGTCAATATTCATCCAGCGGCAAGCTGGCATGAGCTGGTCCACAACATGACGACGCTGTACCAGGAAGCGCGCCTGACGCGCCTGGGCACCGAGAAATTCATGCTCGACGGCCGCCACACCGGCACGGGCGGCGGCAACCACGCGACGCTGGGCGGCGCCACGGTCGAAGACAGCCCGATGCTGCGCCGGCCCGACCTGCTGAAAAGCCTGATCACGTACTGGCAAATCCACCCTGCCCTCTCGTACCTGTTCTCGGGCACCTTCATTGGCCCGACCAGCCAGGCGCCGCGCGTGGATGAAGCGCGCGACGATAACCTGTACGAACTGGCGATCGCCTTCCAGCAAATGGACAAGGTGCTGCCGACCATGCATCCCGGCGACAAGCCGTGGATGGTCGACCGCCTGCTGCGCAATATGCTGGTCGACCTGACGGGTAACACGCACCGTTCGGAGTTCTCGATCGACAAGCTGTACTCGCCGGACGGCCCGACCGGCCGCCTGGGACTGGTGGAATTCCGCGCGTTTGAAATGCCGCCGCACGAGCGCATGAGCCTGTTGCAAATGCTGCTGCTGCGCGCACTGGTCGCGCGCTTCTGGCGCCAGCCGCTGCAGGCCAAGCTCGTACACTGGGGCACGGCGCTGCACGACCGCTGGATGCTGCCGCATTTCGTCGCGCAGGATATCCGCGACGTGGCGAAGGACCTGCGCGCAGCCGGCTATGCGTTCGAGGACCACTGGTTCGAGCCGTTCATCGAATTCCGCTTCCCGCGCTTTGGCACCGTCGTCTACGAAGGCGTCGAGATGGAACTGCGCCAGGCGATCGAGCCGTGGAACGTGCTGGGCGAAGAAGTCAGCGCCGGCGGCACCGCGCGCTACGTCGATTCGTCGGTCGAGCGCATGCAGCTGCTGGTGCGCGGCCTGACCGACGGGCGCCACGTGGTGGCCTGCAATGGCCGCATGCTGCCGCTGCATCCGAC